One window of the Nocardia huaxiensis genome contains the following:
- a CDS encoding family 1 glycosylhydrolase, with the protein MRPLARRNLLATVAAISALLATSTPAHASQVPAFGDDFYWGVAASGFQSEGHAPDSNWTRYIATHPDYDRYGDSVDFYSRYASDIALAEQLGVNVYRIGIEWARVQPRPGVWDPNGFAFYDKVIAAIRGAGMRPMLTLDHWVYPGWAADRGGWRNAGMVEDWLTNMRAVVDRYAAADPLWVTINEPAAYMMNEVRNGGLPIGEIPVMQQRLADAHNSIYDYIHAVQPGAMVTSNVAYIPAADQAVNGAMLSLIANRLDYIGIDYYYGMSPATVAQYTSFAQNALWKLPLEADGIYYTLRHFARQFPGKPLYIVENGMPTENGAPRADGYTRADDLRDTIYWIQRARADGMNVMGYNYWSLTDNYEWGSYTPRFGLYTVDVRSDPALTRRPTDAVDAYRLITRDGGVPAHYLPTRVPATCSLVDAPSSCTDPVTLPR; encoded by the coding sequence ATGCGACCACTCGCTCGCCGCAATCTGCTCGCCACCGTCGCCGCCATCAGCGCACTACTCGCCACGAGCACTCCGGCGCACGCGAGTCAGGTGCCCGCCTTCGGTGACGACTTCTACTGGGGAGTGGCCGCCTCCGGCTTCCAATCCGAAGGCCATGCGCCCGACAGCAATTGGACCCGCTACATCGCCACCCACCCCGACTACGACCGCTACGGCGACAGCGTCGACTTCTACTCGCGCTACGCCTCCGATATCGCGCTCGCCGAGCAGTTGGGGGTGAACGTCTATCGCATCGGCATCGAATGGGCCCGGGTGCAGCCCCGACCCGGAGTCTGGGATCCGAACGGATTCGCCTTCTACGACAAGGTGATCGCCGCCATCCGCGGGGCGGGCATGCGGCCGATGCTGACGTTGGACCACTGGGTCTACCCGGGCTGGGCGGCCGATCGCGGCGGGTGGCGCAATGCGGGCATGGTCGAGGACTGGCTGACCAATATGCGCGCGGTGGTCGATCGGTACGCGGCGGCCGATCCGCTGTGGGTGACCATCAACGAGCCGGCCGCGTACATGATGAACGAAGTGCGCAATGGCGGGTTGCCGATCGGGGAGATACCGGTCATGCAGCAGCGACTCGCCGACGCGCACAACAGCATCTACGACTACATCCACGCGGTGCAGCCGGGTGCCATGGTCACCAGCAATGTGGCCTATATTCCGGCGGCCGATCAGGCGGTCAACGGCGCCATGCTGAGCCTGATCGCGAATCGGCTGGACTACATCGGCATCGACTACTACTACGGCATGTCGCCCGCGACGGTCGCCCAGTACACCTCCTTCGCACAGAACGCGCTGTGGAAGCTGCCGCTCGAGGCGGACGGAATCTATTACACGCTGCGGCATTTCGCGCGGCAATTCCCCGGGAAGCCGCTCTACATCGTCGAGAACGGCATGCCCACCGAGAACGGTGCGCCGCGCGCGGACGGCTACACCCGAGCCGACGATCTGCGCGACACCATCTACTGGATCCAGCGTGCACGCGCCGACGGCATGAACGTGATGGGCTACAACTACTGGAGCCTCACCGACAACTACGAATGGGGTTCCTACACACCGCGTTTCGGACTGTATACGGTGGATGTGCGGAGCGATCCCGCGCTCACCCGCCGGCCCACCGACGCGGTCGATGCCTACCGCCTGATCACCCGTGACGGCGGCGTTCCCGCGCACTACCTGCCGACGCGGGTTCCGGCCACCTGCTCGCTGGTCGATGCCCCGTCCAGTTGCACCGATCCGGTGACGCTGCCCCGCTGA
- a CDS encoding DNA polymerase beta superfamily protein: MSDKSDLLLEGVVGSHAYGLNTAQSDVDYLGVYVEPTRTFLGLHPPTRDRGTRQGRDGADATYHEVGKAMGLILSCNPTVNEILWLENYTVASDFGRELVGLREHFLSAPKVRHSYFGYAMAQFRKMLNRRETQGLQDPRLAKHARHTMRLLWQGYELYTTGVLPVRLPDPEPYFAFGRQMMEESGEAAAKALIAEYEEKFDSARTPLPRRPNEEPLEEFLQRVRRAHLDAHG, from the coding sequence ATGAGCGACAAGAGTGATCTGCTGCTGGAAGGTGTGGTGGGGTCGCATGCTTATGGGCTGAATACGGCTCAGAGCGATGTGGATTATCTCGGGGTGTATGTGGAGCCGACGCGGACTTTTCTCGGGCTGCATCCGCCCACGCGGGATCGCGGGACCCGGCAGGGGCGGGATGGGGCCGATGCCACTTATCACGAGGTGGGGAAGGCGATGGGGTTGATCCTGTCGTGCAATCCGACCGTGAATGAGATTTTGTGGCTCGAGAATTACACCGTCGCAAGTGATTTCGGGCGGGAACTGGTCGGGCTGCGTGAGCATTTCTTGTCGGCGCCGAAGGTGCGGCATTCGTATTTCGGGTATGCGATGGCGCAGTTTCGGAAGATGTTGAATCGGCGGGAGACTCAGGGGCTGCAGGATCCGCGGTTGGCCAAGCATGCCCGGCATACGATGCGGTTGCTGTGGCAGGGGTATGAGCTGTACACGACCGGGGTGCTGCCGGTTCGATTGCCGGATCCGGAGCCGTATTTCGCGTTCGGGCGGCAGATGATGGAGGAATCGGGCGAGGCCGCGGCCAAGGCGCTGATTGCCGAGTACGAGGAGAAGTTCGATTCGGCGCGGACGCCGTTGCCGCGGCGGCCGAATGAGGAGCCGCTGGAAGAATTTCTGCAGCGGGTGCGGCGGGCGCATCTGGATGCCCACGGGTGA
- a CDS encoding GMC oxidoreductase — MTRRETDFDVLIVGSGFGGSVTALRLVEKGYRVGVLEAGQRYADDELPTTSWDLRKFLWAPKLGCYGIQRIHPLRDVLILAGAGVGGGSLNYANTLYVPPQPFFQDAQWRDITDWHDELMPYYEQAQKMLGVVRNPHLTPADEVFKQVADDMGCGDTFVQTPVGVFFGEAGQTVDDPYFGGAGPRRTGCIECGECMTGCRHNAKNTLVKNYLYLAEKAGAQVIPMTTVTAVKPLPDGTWDVHTERTGAWVRKQPKTYTAGHVVLAAGTRGTQQLLFAMRDKGILPGLSDRLGVLTRTNSESIVGAATRKVDPNRDFTRGVAITSSIHPTPDTHIEPVRYGKGSNAMGLLQTLMVDGGGRMPRWLRFLWTVLLHPLTLLQFMSVKNWSERTIISLVMQHLDNSITTYTKRGLFGRKLTSKQGHGEPNPTWIPVGNEVTRAVADKIGGVAGGSWGEVFNIPLTAHFLGGAAIGADASTGVIDAYHRVYGYPTLSVVDGAAVSANLGVNPSLTITAQAERAAAMWPNKGEQDTRPEPGSGYQRIAPIAPKQPVVPASAPAALVLPIVEIRRSASESA; from the coding sequence ATGACCCGACGCGAAACCGATTTCGACGTGCTCATTGTCGGATCCGGATTCGGTGGCAGTGTCACCGCACTGCGCCTGGTCGAGAAGGGCTACCGCGTCGGCGTGCTCGAGGCCGGTCAGCGCTACGCCGACGACGAGCTGCCCACCACCAGCTGGGACCTGCGCAAATTCCTGTGGGCGCCCAAGCTGGGCTGCTACGGCATCCAGCGCATCCACCCCCTGCGCGATGTGCTCATCCTGGCCGGCGCGGGCGTCGGCGGCGGCTCGCTGAACTACGCGAACACCCTCTACGTCCCGCCGCAGCCGTTCTTCCAGGACGCCCAGTGGCGCGACATCACCGACTGGCACGACGAGCTCATGCCCTACTACGAGCAGGCGCAGAAGATGCTCGGCGTGGTCCGCAATCCGCATCTGACCCCCGCCGACGAGGTTTTCAAGCAGGTCGCCGACGATATGGGGTGCGGCGACACCTTCGTGCAGACCCCGGTCGGCGTGTTCTTCGGCGAAGCGGGTCAGACCGTCGACGACCCGTACTTCGGCGGCGCGGGACCGCGGCGCACCGGCTGCATCGAATGCGGCGAGTGCATGACCGGCTGCCGGCACAATGCCAAGAACACCCTGGTCAAGAACTACCTGTATCTGGCGGAAAAGGCCGGGGCGCAGGTCATTCCGATGACGACGGTCACTGCGGTCAAACCCCTGCCGGACGGCACCTGGGATGTGCACACCGAACGCACCGGCGCCTGGGTGCGCAAGCAGCCCAAGACCTACACCGCCGGGCACGTGGTGCTCGCCGCCGGCACGCGCGGCACCCAGCAGCTGCTGTTCGCCATGCGGGACAAGGGAATTCTGCCGGGCCTGTCCGATCGCCTGGGCGTGCTGACGCGCACCAATTCCGAATCCATCGTCGGCGCGGCCACCCGCAAGGTGGATCCGAACCGCGATTTCACCCGCGGTGTCGCCATCACCTCCTCGATCCACCCCACGCCTGACACCCATATCGAGCCGGTCCGCTACGGCAAGGGCTCCAATGCGATGGGCCTGCTGCAGACCCTCATGGTCGACGGCGGCGGCCGGATGCCGCGCTGGCTGCGGTTCCTGTGGACGGTGCTGTTGCATCCGCTGACGCTGCTGCAGTTCATGTCGGTGAAGAACTGGAGTGAGCGGACCATCATCTCGCTGGTCATGCAGCATCTGGACAATTCGATCACCACGTACACCAAGCGCGGACTGTTCGGTCGCAAGCTCACCTCGAAACAGGGCCACGGCGAACCGAATCCGACCTGGATCCCCGTCGGCAACGAGGTCACCCGCGCGGTGGCCGACAAGATCGGCGGCGTCGCGGGCGGCAGCTGGGGCGAGGTGTTCAATATCCCGCTGACCGCGCACTTCCTGGGCGGCGCGGCCATCGGCGCGGACGCGAGCACCGGGGTGATCGACGCCTACCACCGCGTCTACGGCTACCCGACGCTGAGCGTGGTCGACGGTGCGGCGGTCTCGGCGAACCTGGGCGTGAACCCGTCACTGACCATCACCGCGCAGGCCGAGCGCGCGGCGGCCATGTGGCCCAACAAGGGTGAGCAGGACACCCGGCCCGAACCGGGCAGCGGATACCAGCGCATCGCGCCGATCGCGCCCAAGCAGCCGGTCGTTCCGGCGAGCGCACCCGCGGCGCTGGTATTGCCGATCGTCGAGATCCGGCGTAGCGCAAGCGAATCCGCATGA
- a CDS encoding DUF2599 domain-containing protein gives MRRRWKLAGGPAALALALVLTSCGAAEESSPVVVGSLDPTPASAPDLPTPYSAPPQAGTVSIAAAPTTPAVDPYADQPLIDHVEWTEAVDGARLLVYPTTAGRQDTFPTAGDRAWQEVLALSPDADTAGMQDQFRCHWEWARVVAPNKTSWNLEPWRPAVGYQETVNALCNPGGPER, from the coding sequence ATGCGGCGTCGGTGGAAACTAGCGGGTGGCCCGGCCGCGCTCGCGCTGGCACTGGTACTGACCAGTTGTGGTGCCGCCGAGGAGTCGTCGCCGGTCGTGGTGGGGTCGCTGGATCCCACGCCCGCCTCGGCGCCCGATCTGCCCACCCCGTATTCGGCGCCACCCCAGGCCGGGACGGTGTCCATCGCGGCGGCGCCGACCACGCCGGCCGTCGATCCCTATGCCGATCAGCCGCTCATCGATCACGTCGAGTGGACCGAGGCTGTCGACGGGGCTCGCCTCCTGGTCTATCCGACCACCGCCGGACGGCAGGACACCTTCCCCACCGCCGGTGATCGCGCCTGGCAGGAAGTGCTCGCCCTGTCCCCCGACGCCGACACCGCGGGCATGCAGGATCAGTTCCGCTGCCATTGGGAATGGGCGCGCGTGGTGGCCCCCAACAAGACCAGCTGGAATCTGGAGCCGTGGCGGCCCGCCGTCGGCTACCAGGAGACGGTGAACGCCCTGTGCAATCCGGGCGGACCCGAGCGGTGA
- a CDS encoding family 1 glycosylhydrolase: MRARLHRLVVAGVAVASTLLPVAVSSATTGPVQPIAAGSGLGSDFLWGVAASGFQSEGHAPDSNWTRYIDNNPAWDRFENSVDFRSRYPHDIALAAGLGAKVFRIGIEWARLQPTADTWDESGFAFYESVVDAIISAGMHPMLTLDHWTYPAWALDQGGWRNPGMVDQWLANARLVVDRFASRNPVWVTVNEPVAYIMHEVRQNDTDPNQMLDRIAQAHNSIYDYIHRIQPDALVTSNVGYVAGAEAEVNGPLMDRIGDKLDFIGVDYYFGYEPPTTQAASHPDGSLPPAAGMWELPVRPEGIYFALQHYSHKFPGKPLWIIENGMPTEDGKPRADGYTRSQHLRDTVYWLQRAKADGMNIVGYNYWSITDNYEWGSYTPRFGLYTVDVTTDPTLTRRPTDAVDTYRQVISASGVPTGYSPIRAPSDCRLVDPPASCATPVTIP; encoded by the coding sequence ATGCGCGCTCGGCTGCACCGTCTCGTCGTGGCCGGAGTCGCCGTGGCCTCGACGCTGCTGCCTGTTGCCGTGAGTTCCGCGACCACCGGCCCCGTGCAGCCCATCGCCGCGGGCAGCGGGCTCGGCTCGGACTTCCTGTGGGGTGTGGCCGCCTCCGGCTTCCAGTCCGAAGGCCATGCGCCCGACAGCAACTGGACGCGCTACATCGACAACAACCCCGCCTGGGATCGTTTCGAGAATTCCGTCGACTTCCGCTCCAGGTACCCGCACGACATCGCCCTCGCCGCCGGCCTCGGCGCGAAGGTCTTCCGCATCGGCATCGAATGGGCGCGCCTGCAACCCACCGCCGACACCTGGGACGAGTCCGGTTTCGCCTTCTACGAATCGGTCGTGGACGCCATCATCTCCGCCGGCATGCACCCCATGCTCACCCTCGACCACTGGACCTACCCCGCCTGGGCGCTGGATCAGGGCGGCTGGCGCAATCCCGGCATGGTCGACCAGTGGCTGGCGAATGCGCGTCTCGTGGTGGACCGCTTCGCCTCCCGGAATCCGGTGTGGGTCACGGTGAACGAGCCCGTCGCCTACATCATGCACGAGGTCCGCCAGAACGACACCGACCCGAACCAGATGCTCGACCGAATCGCCCAGGCGCACAACAGCATCTACGACTACATCCACCGCATCCAGCCCGACGCCCTGGTCACCAGCAATGTCGGCTACGTCGCCGGCGCCGAAGCCGAAGTCAACGGCCCCCTCATGGACCGCATCGGCGACAAACTCGATTTCATCGGTGTCGATTACTACTTCGGCTACGAACCCCCCACCACCCAGGCCGCCTCCCATCCCGACGGCTCCCTCCCGCCGGCCGCCGGCATGTGGGAACTCCCGGTCCGCCCCGAGGGCATCTACTTTGCCCTGCAACACTATTCACACAAGTTCCCCGGCAAGCCCCTCTGGATCATCGAGAACGGCATGCCCACCGAGGACGGCAAACCCCGCGCCGACGGCTACACCCGCTCCCAGCACCTGCGCGACACCGTCTACTGGCTCCAGCGCGCCAAGGCCGACGGCATGAACATCGTCGGATACAACTACTGGTCCATCACCGACAACTACGAATGGGGTTCCTACACACCCCGATTCGGCCTCTACACCGTGGACGTCACGACCGATCCCACCCTCACCCGCCGCCCCACCGACGCGGTGGACACCTACCGCCAGGTCATCTCCGCCAGCGGCGTCCCCACCGGCTACTCCCCCATCCGAGCCCCCTCCGACTGCCGCCTGGTGGATCCACCCGCCAGCTGCGCCACCCCCGTCACCATCCCCTGA
- a CDS encoding amidohydrolase family protein, giving the protein MRIDIHAHLWTDDYLDLLVELGHTDTDTQRGMGAGLGAELEARLRLMDSAGVDMQVLSAPPQLPYGEDREKAIAAAQFVNDQYTDVVSRNPHRFRAFASTPMPHIDASLAEIGRALDELGMVGVAMNTTVLGRALVDPEFAPIFAELDRRAAVLYLHPAGNSACSPLIADYHLTWMAGAPIEDTISVMQLITHGFPLRYPNIRIINSHLGGALPMLLQRADNQYLWEAPGTPELPSTLARMMWYDTVGHGHLPALRAAIDSFGADRLILGTDFPYEAGDIFARAISYISDPSIAPEDAKAILAANAAGLFGPKV; this is encoded by the coding sequence ATGAGAATCGATATACATGCACACCTGTGGACCGATGACTATCTGGACCTGCTGGTCGAGCTCGGCCACACCGACACCGACACGCAGCGCGGGATGGGCGCGGGGCTCGGCGCCGAACTCGAGGCCCGATTGCGGCTCATGGACAGCGCGGGCGTCGATATGCAGGTGCTGTCCGCACCGCCGCAGCTGCCCTACGGCGAGGATCGCGAGAAAGCGATCGCCGCGGCGCAATTCGTGAACGACCAATACACCGACGTGGTCTCCCGAAATCCGCACCGGTTCCGCGCCTTCGCATCGACCCCGATGCCGCATATCGACGCATCCCTGGCCGAAATAGGCCGAGCCCTGGACGAATTGGGCATGGTCGGCGTCGCGATGAACACCACCGTGCTCGGACGCGCACTCGTGGACCCCGAATTCGCGCCCATATTCGCCGAACTCGACCGACGGGCGGCGGTGCTGTACCTGCATCCTGCCGGAAACAGCGCCTGTTCACCGCTCATCGCCGACTATCACCTGACCTGGATGGCGGGCGCGCCGATCGAGGACACCATCAGCGTCATGCAGTTGATCACGCACGGATTTCCCCTGCGCTACCCCAATATTCGAATCATCAACTCGCATCTGGGCGGCGCCCTGCCGATGCTGTTGCAGCGGGCGGACAATCAGTACCTCTGGGAGGCGCCCGGCACCCCGGAATTGCCGAGCACACTGGCTCGAATGATGTGGTACGACACGGTCGGTCACGGTCATCTGCCCGCCCTGCGCGCCGCGATCGACTCCTTCGGCGCGGACCGCCTGATCCTGGGCACCGACTTCCCCTACGAGGCCGGCGACATCTTCGCCCGCGCCATCTCCTACATCAGCGATCCGAGCATCGCGCCCGAAGACGCGAAGGCCATTCTGGCGGCCAATGCCGCGGGACTTTTCGGCCCCAAAGTGTGA
- a CDS encoding MerR family transcriptional regulator has translation MDRYSRTQLAEMSGVPARTIRYYHSLGVLPKPGRAGKEAVYSAEHLDRLRDIAAMQARGLRLDAIREVLAADTPSSEWRTVFGPGRPVAAGDQPATVLSDEELSELLGDRRPEILDELVAAQYVERCAEGWRIPDEPMLKGALILYDVGTEVTLAGALRKLIRARLAELADEIVQTFGDAATTSYGGEGIGDDLMRFRDRFRAAAWEVGGATLADEIERAVKEYGSER, from the coding sequence GTGGACAGATACAGCCGCACGCAACTCGCCGAAATGAGCGGCGTACCCGCCCGCACCATCCGCTACTACCACTCGCTGGGCGTGCTCCCGAAGCCCGGACGGGCCGGGAAGGAAGCGGTCTACAGCGCCGAACATCTGGATCGGCTGCGCGATATCGCGGCCATGCAGGCGCGCGGGCTGCGGCTCGATGCCATCCGCGAGGTCCTGGCCGCGGACACCCCCAGCAGTGAATGGCGCACGGTCTTCGGTCCGGGTCGGCCCGTGGCAGCGGGGGATCAGCCCGCGACGGTGCTCTCCGATGAAGAACTCTCCGAGCTGCTCGGCGACCGCCGGCCCGAAATCCTCGACGAACTGGTCGCCGCCCAATATGTCGAACGCTGCGCCGAGGGCTGGCGCATTCCCGACGAGCCCATGCTCAAGGGCGCGCTCATTCTCTACGACGTGGGCACCGAGGTCACCCTCGCCGGTGCGCTGCGCAAACTGATTCGCGCCCGGCTGGCCGAACTGGCCGACGAGATCGTGCAAACCTTCGGCGACGCCGCCACCACCTCCTACGGCGGCGAGGGGATCGGCGACGATCTCATGCGCTTCCGCGATCGCTTCCGCGCGGCTGCCTGGGAAGTCGGCGGCGCCACCCTCGCCGACGAAATCGAGCGCGCCGTAAAGGAATACGGCAGCGAACGCTAA
- a CDS encoding class I SAM-dependent methyltransferase, whose protein sequence is MTSTLTREPAHRERACRRLLTAARCRFAEDRLADAITAGIDQVVLVGDALDTFCAQNPYRGLRVARIGCFDEESVAAIEFAISRPAFVIHIGGDRTLANLAALVRCVSTLRPGTQLVFDYLPVATPRATVARLLCDTGFEVLEDLGARTLASRYLVLPDSANHSAEPRVVRARIRNNAGRPPSSL, encoded by the coding sequence ATGACGAGCACCCTGACCCGCGAACCGGCACACCGAGAGCGGGCGTGCCGGCGACTGCTCACCGCCGCCCGGTGCCGGTTCGCCGAGGATCGGCTCGCCGATGCGATCACGGCGGGCATCGACCAGGTCGTACTGGTCGGCGACGCGCTCGACACGTTCTGCGCGCAGAATCCATATCGGGGGCTGCGGGTCGCACGGATCGGATGCTTCGATGAAGAGTCCGTGGCCGCAATAGAATTCGCCATCTCCCGGCCCGCGTTCGTCATTCACATCGGCGGCGACCGCACTCTCGCGAATCTGGCCGCGCTGGTGCGCTGCGTGAGCACGCTGCGGCCGGGCACCCAGCTGGTCTTCGACTACCTGCCCGTCGCGACGCCGCGGGCCACGGTCGCGAGATTGCTGTGCGACACGGGATTCGAGGTGCTGGAGGATCTCGGCGCGCGGACGCTAGCCTCCCGCTATCTCGTACTTCCCGACAGCGCGAACCATTCGGCCGAACCCCGTGTCGTGCGGGCTCGAATCCGCAATAATGCTGGTCGGCCGCCCAGTTCGCTTTAG
- a CDS encoding aminotransferase class V-fold PLP-dependent enzyme produces the protein MQSCAPASTAGPTPARVPALPPRELFPALAETSDVYLDSASTTQKPLPVIEAVRRYHSSRTANAGRGTYPWAGGLTREIESVRERMAAFIHADADEVVFTGGATAGLNAVALSWGLANLADGDEILYSPRDHASNVYPWHHLRRLLRGFGREIVLTPYRVNAMGEADIDDLERRIGPRTRMITVGHLHHVFGALSTLEELRGRIDPAIALCFDCSQSGGHLPVDVRELEADFAVFSAHKMFGAPGTGVLYCRRRRHGELMPFLPGGNSGVSLGDSGLVAGAMPQLLEGGTHNLPGILALGAALEVFERVGLEAIGTHNRALTQRLITGLRPVPGLEFLPGPAYAPCETGYGIVSFTLDGISTGDLGFVLSELGFLVRTGTHCVPADDAPRDEDSVRVSTHIYNTFDEIDRFTECVATIAEEVS, from the coding sequence GTGCAGTCTTGTGCGCCTGCGTCCACCGCCGGGCCGACACCCGCCCGGGTGCCCGCGCTGCCGCCGCGCGAGCTGTTCCCCGCGCTCGCCGAAACCTCGGACGTCTATCTGGATTCGGCCTCGACCACACAGAAACCGCTGCCGGTGATCGAGGCGGTGCGGCGGTACCACAGTTCCCGCACGGCCAATGCGGGGCGCGGGACGTATCCGTGGGCGGGCGGGCTCACCCGCGAGATCGAATCGGTGCGCGAACGCATGGCGGCCTTCATCCACGCCGACGCCGACGAGGTGGTCTTCACCGGTGGAGCCACAGCCGGGCTCAACGCGGTGGCGCTGTCGTGGGGGCTGGCCAATCTGGCCGACGGGGACGAGATTCTCTACAGTCCGCGCGATCATGCATCGAATGTCTATCCGTGGCATCACCTGCGACGGCTGCTGCGCGGGTTCGGGCGCGAGATCGTCTTGACGCCGTATCGGGTGAATGCCATGGGCGAGGCCGATATCGATGATCTCGAGCGCCGGATCGGGCCGCGCACGCGGATGATCACCGTCGGGCATCTGCATCACGTGTTCGGGGCGCTGAGCACACTCGAGGAATTGCGCGGGCGGATCGATCCGGCCATCGCGCTGTGCTTCGACTGTTCGCAGAGCGGCGGGCATCTGCCGGTGGATGTGCGGGAACTGGAAGCGGACTTCGCGGTGTTCTCCGCGCACAAGATGTTCGGAGCGCCGGGCACGGGCGTGCTGTACTGCCGTCGCCGCCGTCATGGCGAGCTGATGCCGTTCCTGCCGGGCGGGAACTCGGGTGTGTCACTGGGCGACTCGGGACTGGTCGCGGGCGCCATGCCGCAACTGCTCGAGGGCGGCACCCACAATCTGCCCGGAATTCTTGCACTCGGTGCAGCATTGGAGGTGTTCGAGCGGGTCGGGCTCGAAGCCATCGGCACGCACAATCGCGCGCTGACCCAGCGGCTCATCACCGGATTGCGTCCGGTGCCCGGACTCGAATTCCTGCCCGGCCCGGCGTACGCCCCGTGCGAAACCGGCTACGGCATCGTGTCGTTCACCCTCGACGGCATCAGCACCGGCGACCTCGGATTCGTACTCAGCGAACTCGGTTTCCTGGTGCGCACCGGCACGCACTGCGTGCCCGCCGACGATGCACCCCGCGACGAGGACTCGGTGCGGGTGAGCACGCACATCT